A single window of Neurospora crassa OR74A linkage group VII, whole genome shotgun sequence DNA harbors:
- a CDS encoding zinc knuckle domain-containing protein — translation MSSLSRRACYKCGELGHHAEACSSPHRLCYNCKQPNHESSECPLPRSTEAKQCYHCQGLGHVQADCPTLRISGAGSTSRCYNCGQPGHYMRACPNPPTGIPRGAPVGRGGFGGFGRGGFAGGARPATCYKCGGPNHFARDCQAQAMKCYACGKLGHISRDCTAPNGGPLNTAGKTCYQCSETGHISRDCPNKPHTNGEIKQDDLNAGHPGQGLAAAPVAPVAPVA, via the exons atgtcTTCCCTCTCTCGTCGCGCGTGCTACAAGTGTGGTGAGCTCGGCCACCACGCCGAGGCCTGCTCCTCCCCCCACAGACTCTGCTACAACT GCAAGCAGCCCA ACCACGAGTCCAGCGAATGCCCTCTTCCTCGTAGCACCGAGGCCAAGCAATGCTACCACTGCCAGGGTCTCGGCCACGTCCAGGCTGACTGCCCTACCCTCCGCATCAGCGGCGCCGGGTCTACCAGCCGCTGCTACAACTGCGGCCAGCCCGGTCACTACATG CGCGCCTGCCCCAACCCTCCCACTGGCATCCCCCGCGGTGCTCCCGTTGGCCGTGGCGGTTTCGGCGGTTTCGGACGTGGTGGCTTTGCTGGCGGTGCTCGCCCCGCTACCTGCTACAAGTGCGGTGGCCCTAACCACTTTGCCCGCGACTGCCAGGCTCAGGCCATGAAGTGCTACGCCTGCGGCAAGCTCGGTCACATCTCCCGCGATTGCACCGCTCCCAACGGCGGTCCCCTCAACACCGCCGGCAAGACCTGCTACCAGTGCAGCGAGACCGGCCATATCTCGCGCGACTGCCCCAACAAGCCCCACACCAACGGCGAGATTAAGCAGGACGACCTGAACGCTGGCCACCCTGGTCAGGGTCTCGCTGCTGCTCCCGTTGCCCCCGTGGCCCCTGTTGCTTAG